In the Helianthus annuus cultivar XRQ/B chromosome 11, HanXRQr2.0-SUNRISE, whole genome shotgun sequence genome, one interval contains:
- the LOC110889916 gene encoding indole-3-acetic acid-amido synthetase GH3.6 has product MPEAPKLPHDLSNPMNDYSLTQKNKNKLQFIEDVTSNPDQVQQRVLSEILTQNAAVEYLNRHGLSGPTDRDMFKKLIPVITYDDLQPDITRIANGDKSHILSSRPISEFLTSSGTSGGERKLMPTTEDELERRSLLYSLLMPVMSQFVPGLDKGKGMYFLFIKSESKTPGGLVARPVLTSYYKSSHFKQRPYDPYTNYTSPNETILCPDSYQSMYSQMLCGLCLNKEVLRVGAVFASGFIRAIRFLEKNWSDLCHDIRTGVLNPVVTDPSVREAVMRVLKPDPKLADFIEFECSKKSWQGIITRVWPNTKYIDVIVTGTMSQYIPTLDYYGNGLPLVCTMYASSECYFGVNLNPLCKPSEVSYTLIPTMGYFEFLPVHRNNGVTSSISMPKSLNEKEQQELVDLADVKLGQEYELVVTTYAGLYRYRVGDVLRVAGFKNKAPQFNFICRKNVALSIDSDKTDEVELHKAVENAVTHLMPFDVTLTEYTSFADTTTIPGHYVIFWELSLNEATPIPPSVFEDCCLAIEESLNSVYRQGRASDKSIGPLEIKIVENGTFDKLMDYAISLGASINQYKTPRCVKFAPIVELLNSRVVSNYFSPKCPKWVPGHKQWGNVN; this is encoded by the exons ATGCCTGAGGCTCCAAAGCTCCCACATGACCTTTCCAACCCCATGAATGATTACTCTCTAACccagaaaaacaaaaacaaacttcaATTCATTGAAGATGTTACCTCAAACCCGGACCAAGTCCAGCAACGAGTACTCTCCGAAATCCTTACACAAAATGCCGCGGTTGAATACCTCAACCGCCATGGTCTATCCGGTCCCACTGACCGCGATATGTTTAAGAAATTGATTCCGGTCATCACTTATGATGACCTTCAACCCGACATCACTCGTATCGCCAATGGCGATAAATCCCATATCCTATCGTCCCGTCCCATTTCGGAATTTTTAACAAG TTCCGGGACATCCGGAGGAGAAAGGAAGCTGATGCCAACGACCGAAGACGAGCTCGAACGAAGGTCATTACTCTACAGTCTTCTAATGCCGGTAATGAGCCAGTTTGTGCCCGGGTTAGATAAAGGCAAAGGGATGTATTTCCTGTTCATCAAATCCGAATCCAAGACCCCGGGCGGGCTAGTGGCCCGACCCGTTTTAACCAGTTACTACAAAAGTTCCCATTTTAAACAAAGAccatacgacccgtatacaaacTATACGAGCCCGAATGAAACCATCCTCTGCCCTGACTCCTACCAAAGCATGTATTCCCAGATGCTTTGTGGGCTTTGTTTGAACAAAGAAGTGCTTCGGGTCGGGGCGGTTTTTGCCTCCGGGTTTATCCGGGCCATCCGGTTTTTGGAGAAAAACTGGAGTGACTTATGTCATGATATTCGAACCGGGGTTTTGAACCCGGTTGTTACGGATCCTTCGGTTAGGGAGGCTGTGATGCGGGTGTTGAAACCCGACCCGAAGCTAGCGGATTTTATCGAGTTTGAATGCTCGAAAAAATCGTGGCAGGGGATTATTACAAGGGTATGGCCTAACACGAAGTATATTGATGTGATTGTTACGGGTACTATGTCACAATATATACCTACCCTTGATTATTATGGTAACGGACTCCCTCTTGTTTGTACAATGTACGCGTCGTCCGAATGTTATTTCGGGGTTAACTTGAACCCGTTGTGTAAACCGAGTGAGGTTTCGTACACGCTTATTCCGACGATGGGGTATTTTGAGTTTCTTCCGGTTCATCGAAACAATGGGGTCACGAGTTCGATATCCATGCCTAAATCGCTCAATGAGAAGGAGCAGCAGGAGTTGGTAGATCTTGCGGATGTTAAACTCGGTCAGGAATACGAGCTTGTTGTCACTACTTACGCGG GACTTTACAGGTATCGAGTTGGTGACGTGTTGAGAGTCGCGGGGTTCAAGAATAAAGCCCCTCAGTTTAACTTTATCTGTCGAAAGAATGTGGCGTTGAGTATCGATTCGGATAAAACCGATGAGGTCGAGTTGCACAAAGCAGTCGAGAACGCGGTCACCCATTTGATGCCATTTGATGTGACATTGACCGAGTACACGAGCTTTGCAGACACCACAACCATACCGGGCCACTATGTGATCTTTTGGGAGCTGAGCCTAAACGAGGCCACTCCAATCCCCCCATCGGTTTTCGAAGATTGTTGTCTTGCAATCGAAGAATCACTTAACAGTGTTTACCGACAAGGGAGGGCTTCGGACAAATCAATCGGCCCGTTAGAGATCAAGATTGTGGAAAACGGGACGTTTGATAAGCTAATGGACTACGCGATCAGTTTAGGTGCATCGATCAACCAGTACAAGACCCCACGGTGCGTGAAGTTTGCACCGATTGTGGAACTGTTGAACTCGCGGGTTGTGTCGAACTACTTTAGCCCCAAGTGCCCGAAATGGGTTCCGGGGCACAAGCAGTGGGGCAACGTGAATTAG